TCACGTTTGACCAGCAGGGCGGACAACGTTTCGCGCAGTTGACGACGCAGAATGTCAACAAGCCGTTCGCCATCATCCTCGACGGGGAAGTGCTCTCCGCCCCCAATATCAACGAACCGATCCTGGGTGGTTCCGCCCAGATCTCGGGCAGCTTCACTGCTGACTCGGCCAACCAGCTGGCAATCTCTCTGCGTTCTGGTGCGCTGCCGGTTGATCTCGCCATTGTCGAAGAACGTACAGTCGGGCCTGACCTCGGCGCAGACTCGATCCGTAAGGGTATGCTCGCCATGGGGCTGGGCGCCATCGCCGTGATCGCGCTGATGATTGTGACCTATGGCCGCTTCGGCATCTATTCGACCGTGGCCCTGACGATCAATGTGCTGATGCTACTGGGCATCATGGCGGTGATGAATACCACGCTGACTTTGCCCGGTATTGCCGGCTTCGTCCTGACGATTGGTGCAGCGGTGGACGCCAACGTGCTGATTAATGAACGTATCCGGGAGGAGCGAAAACGCGGGCGACGCGTGATTGCTGCGGTGGAAAATGGCTACAAGGAAGCCAGCCGCGCGATTTACGATGCGAATATCACCAACTTCATTGCCGGTGTGCTGCTGTTTGCCTTTGGTTCCGGCCCGGTGCGCGGCTTTGCCGTGGTGCTGATTATCGGCCTGTTCACCAGCGTGTTCACCGCCGTGATCATGACTCGTATGTGGGTTGCCGGATGGCTCCGTAGCTCGCGGCCCACAGAGCTGAATGTTTAGGAAGGGAGACGGATTATGAAACTTCTCAAACTCGTCCCCGACGATACCAACATCAAATTCCTGAAATTCCGGGCGCCGTTCTACATCATCAGCTTGCTGCTTATGGCGGCGAGCTGGGGCTTGGTGATGACCAAGGGCCTGAATTACGGCGTCGATTTTGCCGGTGGACAGGAAATCCGCGCCACGTTCGTAGGCGAAGAAACGGCCCCGATTCCAGACCTGCGCCAGACATTGACGGCGATCCAGGGGGTTGGCGATCCGGTCGTCCAGCGTTTTGGTGCGCCCAATGAAGTGTCGATCCGCGTCAAGCTCCCGCCCGAGGCGGAGGGCGACAAGGAATTTGCCGACCGGCTTACGCGTGACATCACCGATGCGCTGAAAGAAGGGCACCCCGACGTGCGCATCGATGGCGTCGATTCGGTGTCCGGTAAGGTTTCCGGCGAGTTCCGCGAGAAGGCGATTTACGCGCTGCTGGCTGCGATGCTGGCGATCGCGATCTACATCTGGATCCGGTTCGAGTGGCAATTCGGGGTCGGGGCGCTGTTCGCGCTGGTTCACGACGTATCGCTGACGCTGGGCATGTTCGCGCTGTTCCAGATGGAATTCAGCCTCCAGATTATCGCGGCCATCCTGGCGATCATCGGCTACTCGCTCAACGACACGATCGTTGTGTATGACCGTATCCGCGAGAATTTGAAAAAGTTCCGCAAGATGCCGCTGCCCGAATTGCTGGACCTGTCTGTCAATGAAACCCTGGCACGTACGGTGATGACCAGCCTGACCTTGTTTGTCGCCTTGCTGCCCTTGCTGCTGTTCGGGCCTGCCAGCCTGTTTGGGCTGGTTGCTGCGATTACCCTCGGGCTGTTCGTGGGTACATACAGCTCGGTCTATATGGCGGCCCCGATCCTGATCTGGCTTGGCGTCAACAGCGACAGCTTCGTCCCGCAGGAAACGGCGGCGGAAAAGCAGGAAAAGGTCGCGCGCGGCGAGACCTGAGGTCTGCTGCCCGGTCTATTTGGTGATCAGGCGCTCGTAATATTCTGCGAGCGCCGCTCCATTGACCTTCCAGTCGAACCGCGCAGCCATCGCTGTGGTAGCCGCTCGGTCAGGTGGATCGGCGAGCAAGTCCTTGATCCCCGTGGCAATGGCGTCGGAATCACGCTCTACGATGAGTCCTGCGTCCCGACTGGTGACGACCTCGCGCGCGCCACCAGCATTTGTGATGACCAACGGCGTCCCGCAGGCCAGCGCCTCCACCCACGCATTGGCGAGCCCTTCGCTGGCCGATGGCAAGACCATTGCGTCCGATGCCGACAGAACGACCGGCAGCAGGTCATGATCCAGCAGGCCGAGGAAGTGGACGCGATCTGACAGCCCGTCACCAGCACTGTTCGCGAGAGAACGCAGTGTGTCTTCGTCCTCGCCCTTGCCGACCAGCAGCAAGCGGGTGCGGGGCATGTCGGCAATGGCCTTGATCACCAGCCCCTGCCCCTTGCGCGGGATCAGGGCACCAACGGTCACCAACAGTTTCTCGTCATCGGCGATGGCGATGCGCAGCTCTTCACCCAGTCGCGCGCGCAGCCCGGTGTGATCAAGTGGCCGGAACCTGTCGCGGTCAAGGCCGGTGTAATGGATGGATACCTTTTCGCGGGGCAGGCCGATCACGGCCATGTCCTGCGCCAGCGCTTCGCACACGGATAGCAGACCCGCGGCCTCTTGCGATGCCTTGCGCATGGCGGTGTTTCCAAAGCCGGTCGCACCCCAATAATGGATATCTGCGCCACGCGCCTTGATCGAGAAAGGTAGGTCCAATTCCTCCGCGATTCGGGCAATGGCTGGGCCATCGGGGTAAAAGAACTGCGCATCAAGCACATCGAAAGGTTGTTGCGCGTGAAGCGAGCGGGCGAGTGGCAAGACTGCCCTGGCGATCAGAGCGGGATTGAACCGTCCGCCAAATTTGGGGATCAGCGGAAAGGTGGGTCGATGCACGGAGACACCGTTTTCCAGGCCATTGATGGCGGCCTGCGCCAGCTCGCGATAGGCGCCGAAGGGGATGGGCGGAATGCCGATCGGATTGATCACGGTCACATCCCAATCAGCGCGCGCAGCCAGCGCCTCCAGCGAACGGGCCACAAAAGTGCCGAAGCGCGGTTTCGCGCTGTTCGGATAGAGTGTGGAGAGCGAAAGAACCCGTCTCACAATTTGCGCACCAGCATTTCCGCAACTGCAATCCAGGGTGGATCGTTGACGACTTCCTGTTTCTGGCCTGCACCGGGGGGCAGCAGGCCGATCAGATCACCCTGCCGGTCAATCAACCGACCAAAGGCAAAGCGACCGGCCTTTTTCGGCACCAGCACGTCGCGATTGATGGCGCGGGCGGATTGGTCGGGATCAAGTTGGCGCATCCACAGCTGGTCGCCGGGGAGGTAGGGGCCAGTCGCTGCATCCACTGTGAGCACTATCAGCGGGCCATCTCCGCCCAGATCGGTGGGCAAGAGGGCATCGCGCGGGCTGGCAAGGGCATCTGGCCCGGCGGCACCCAGCGTGGCGACAATCTGTGCAGGCGCAGCTTTCTCCGACCGGACAAGCATTTCCGGCTCCACCTGAAGCGCGTCGGCAATGCGATCCATCCATTTGGT
This is a stretch of genomic DNA from Parerythrobacter jejuensis. It encodes these proteins:
- the secF gene encoding protein translocase subunit SecF — encoded protein: MKLLKLVPDDTNIKFLKFRAPFYIISLLLMAASWGLVMTKGLNYGVDFAGGQEIRATFVGEETAPIPDLRQTLTAIQGVGDPVVQRFGAPNEVSIRVKLPPEAEGDKEFADRLTRDITDALKEGHPDVRIDGVDSVSGKVSGEFREKAIYALLAAMLAIAIYIWIRFEWQFGVGALFALVHDVSLTLGMFALFQMEFSLQIIAAILAIIGYSLNDTIVVYDRIRENLKKFRKMPLPELLDLSVNETLARTVMTSLTLFVALLPLLLFGPASLFGLVAAITLGLFVGTYSSVYMAAPILIWLGVNSDSFVPQETAAEKQEKVARGET
- a CDS encoding glycosyltransferase, with the protein product MRRVLSLSTLYPNSAKPRFGTFVARSLEALAARADWDVTVINPIGIPPIPFGAYRELAQAAINGLENGVSVHRPTFPLIPKFGGRFNPALIARAVLPLARSLHAQQPFDVLDAQFFYPDGPAIARIAEELDLPFSIKARGADIHYWGATGFGNTAMRKASQEAAGLLSVCEALAQDMAVIGLPREKVSIHYTGLDRDRFRPLDHTGLRARLGEELRIAIADDEKLLVTVGALIPRKGQGLVIKAIADMPRTRLLLVGKGEDEDTLRSLANSAGDGLSDRVHFLGLLDHDLLPVVLSASDAMVLPSASEGLANAWVEALACGTPLVITNAGGAREVVTSRDAGLIVERDSDAIATGIKDLLADPPDRAATTAMAARFDWKVNGAALAEYYERLITK
- a CDS encoding helix-turn-helix domain-containing protein, which produces MINRIRDIRKDKGWTLADLAQACSPPTTAQTIGRLETGMRNLSTKWMDRIADALQVEPEMLVRSEKAAPAQIVATLGAAGPDALASPRDALLPTDLGGDGPLIVLTVDAATGPYLPGDQLWMRQLDPDQSARAINRDVLVPKKAGRFAFGRLIDRQGDLIGLLPPGAGQKQEVVNDPPWIAVAEMLVRKL